The Melanotaenia boesemani isolate fMelBoe1 chromosome 11, fMelBoe1.pri, whole genome shotgun sequence genome includes the window gtaccaaaaaaaaaaatatctttttaagtCTGTAGAATATCATATAAAGCTCAGGTAGAAACTAGAGTTTTGCATATTATGATTAAATTGCAGTTGATTGTGCAAACATTAGAAACACAgtaaaagaagagaagaagctgCTGTAGTTTGCCTGGTAAGTGGAGGAGCGGCGGTGGAAAGGTAACCGAGAGATGAGGTGAGCCATGGTACAAAGGTGGTTTATAGGTGGGAATAAAAGTCTCAGATAACAGCCTGACTGCCTGGACTCGTGTTTTAACTTATGGAGGGCCAAAACTGTCATAAtcaaagatatatatatatatatatatatgtatatatatatatatatatatatatatatatatatatatatatatttattattaaatatatgaggaaataaataattattaaatatgtgtaatttttttaatatttttattagttcatccatttattcatctattttattttgccaattttatgtttatttccatagttttatttatttccacagcaattttttacttttacacttgttttttatttccacatttatttatttttttcccatgtcTATGTTTTGATTATTCATTCAATAATTTTATTTCCGtctctatttatttatgcatttatttttaccttcctACATTTCCACTTTTCCTAATACACACATTTACTTTTCATCACTCcttcacatttttacttttcatcacATATTATTTTCTAATGAGGTGGGCGTTTCTAACCTCCATGTCAACCATTCAGCTCTCAGACTCTactctgtgtctctgtcaaGTGGCAACCTCTggaagtaaaatgtgaagcctatacggaagtgaaaaaaaattgcagttccccccttgtccactaggggctccaaaacagagtcaatccccatagactcccatgttaaaaagaccaactttacagcagaaataaacatgtttaaagcctggtacaaaatccattttaggtCAAGTTCACTATAggttttctattatatgtttttatatatattttttattattacattatataGATTATTCAAATATTATATGTAAAGTTTACCTTTAtaacaactgtgaggggggtgaatttttttcttttttcttttttttttttttcttcacctgtcttgtccagcatcgttgcaaacagaatgaatgtctggctgccgtctggtgccgggcaattttactctatcaagcagggatttatactacatgtataaagtccctcttggtgatatgaaaaactttattaaatcaaactcttaatgctggactcgaccggaggggacagagagagagagagagaaaagaagggagagagaagagggaggggagagagagggacagaaagggtgtggggagtgcaggtggggacttcagacatcatacaaaagaccatgtaatccatactacttacaacatatatggtgaatttttttctaactcatccatttggatgtttaATCTTGAACTTCTGCATAATtgggggcgtgtccttttgattgacatgtatccaatattcacggcaagaagggagatTGCAGCACAACAACAGTTTTTAGCCGGCAAACAATGCGCCTTAGTTTTAGCCCACTTACCTTCATTAGCCAGTCAGCTCAcattagatccgagttggctcagttagcgcTTAGCTaaaggcagctcggagtttggtacaagtcaatcatccacccccacactcAAAGCCCCCCTCTTAGTTCCTCCACTTTGCCCATTGTTGTATTTTCCGGGAGTGACAGCAGGtgtgacactgccaagatggcgatggtaggaactgcccaatgagcttcacttttacttttcagaaacctacaggtgtcgtcacagaggctccgcccatcttttataaaCATATACATTGTCataaaaattagaatatcatgaaaaacttgatttatttaagtaattccattcaaaaagtgaaacttgtataatttagacattcattcctcacagactgacatatttcatatgtttatttcttttaattgtgatgattataactgacaaacaatcaaaactcCAAATTCAATTTCCCAGGAAATTAGAATataacttaatatttaatgcaaaaaaaaaggatttctagaaatgttggccAGCTGAAAAGTCTGAACATGAAACgtatgagcatgtacagcactcaGTACTTAGTTGGGGCTCCTTTTGCCTAAATGACAGCAGCAATGAGTCCAGTCCTTTTGTGTTTAGCCCAGGCGAGACGCTGCTGAAGCCGTCTCTTGTTCCAGAGTGGCTTAACACCAGGAATGTGACAGCTGAAACCCATGTCTTGTATAtgtctgtgtggtggtggttCCAGAAGTACTGACTCCAGAAGCacagtccactctttgtgaatctcccccacatttttgaatgggttttgtttcacaatCTTCTCCAGGGTGCGGTTAGCCCTGTTACTTGTACACGTTTTTCTACCACATGTTTTCCTTCCCTTTGCCTctctattaatgtgcttggacacagagctctgtgaacagccagcctctttagcaatgaCCTTTAGTATCTTCCTTCCTTGTTCAAGGCGTCAATGGtcgtcttttggacaactgtcaggtcagcagtcgtccccatgattgtgtagccaacagaactagactgagagaccatttaaaggcctttgcttttttctaatttctaatTAATTAACTGATTAGAGCgtggcaccaggtgtcttcaatactgaacctttccacaatattctaatttgcTGGGATACTTAATTTGGGGTTTtaattagttgtcagttataatcattaaaatgaaaagaaataaacatttgaaatatgtcagtctgtgaggaatgaatgccTCCATTATACAAgattcactttttgaatggaattactgaaataaatcaactttttcatgatattttaattttatgacaAGCACCTGTATATGGTCCCTATGTAAACTTGCCGGCTGAATCAAGCTAACTTTGTTACACTAGCTTGGAGTGATGCCGTGATCTTTGGTAGCTGTGGTTGTAAGTGGTTGTAACAGGCTGTTATTGATTAATAATGGTTTATGCAACACGCTACCATGTTCAGAATGTACTTTGAAGTAGGAGGATTCAGCTCGCAACCCCTCTGTCAGCGCTCATGCCCACTATCCAAACGGTTGCACACTGGCTGCTACTGCTTTTATTATGGTTTATAAATGTTGTTACTGCTTGAAGAATGCTGAATTATGTTTAGTATGAATAAACAGGTATTCAAAATTGTGTGTAGGAGAAACAACGAAACATACAGAACTTTATTACCATAAAGAAACACGTTGCACTGAATGCATCAAGTTAGCGGAATCCtatgtttttaatgcattataTATTTACCATCTGAATCCTGGAGGGAAGGAGACATGTTCCTCCCTCCTTGGAGAGCCAGaagagagggtaattctgaaacAGTGGATGTGGTGGAGTCTTTAAAGTCTTTATGAAGTTCGTGGTGCATGTACCTGGAACAGAAGGTGCTGTAAAATTCCAGTTAAACCCACAAATAAATGATTCAATGTGATGGTGTCCCGGTCGACCAACCACAGCCAAATTAGTTTTAGGTTGATGAAGCACTGAAGCAACAAGCTCTGTTTTAGGGACCACCAACAATTGACAGACTTTCCATAAAATGGAAATtttcataaaggacaaaaaacaatattttcaataAACTGTCCATATGACCCACTGtctctaaagaaaataagaatttttatgttaaacagagagaaataacatatattttttgtttttatacagtcAATAATCACTATTTGGAGCCtattttcttcaatagcttctaAACCAAGTGACCCAGTCACTTTAAACCAAAGCTAAATTCAACCTGATGATCATATCAACAAGAAAcaagtctttgtttttaattccccctcttgtaatattttatattaatattttttttttataaaaatcaatcaataattGCTATTAGAAGCCTATTTTTCTCAATAGCTTCTAAACCAagtgacccagtcacttcaGACCAAAGTGttgcacaagtaataaagaacaggtacttcttcctacattattaaaataggcaggtactaatttcccactttcctaattaatacggtactgttccacacattttctttctacctttctctttagggtcttctcctgcgtgttctttgatggatcaaaatatgacagactacttctctcagttaactaatttattaattacaattgatatgagaaatgtgcaaatccagaattctggattcgtattatctgtcccctggactaatacaatatggagtctgctgctgttacagtcagaactccctctaactgatcctgGAATCCTTTAGGTCTGattatacacagttttgctgacttatgctgcagttgcagaagtctGGTTGGCTGCAGTCACAGGTCGACCACATGCAGATCTCTACAGCCTTCCTTGTGACCCCCATCTGCTTGTGTcctaaaaaacaggaagaagaagacaaaacacagacaagcagATTTCCTCTGGACTGCGGTTAACTTAGACATTTTCTTTAAGTGTAACatttcacatgttgttttaccagcagacacaattaatcaccccctacatgttcttctcactcaACCCGTATGAAGAGCCTCATTGTTGCTCAAGCACACTCTTAGTAAGTATATaagcttaaagataagagatatttaatatgattaacagagtaagaaaataaatgaaaataagtagcacacctaagtaattccttgatgagtatcccaataaatttatttacaaaagctAAATTGAAGCAGATGAACATCTCAACAAGACacaagtctttgtttttttatttcccttcatgtaatattttataataatatttttaggAAACATTATTAATAATCGCTATTAAagcctattttctttattaacttctaaaccaaatgacccagtcacttcaaaACAGTTAAATTGAAGCAGATGATCATCTCAACAAGACACAGTCACGATGTTTTTAGTTCACCTCTTgtaaaattttatattaatatttgtatGAAAATTAATAATTGCTATTAGAAGCCtattttcttcaatagcttctaAACCAAGAGACCCAGTCCCTTCAAACCAAAGCTGGATTGAAGCAGATGATTATCTCAACAAgacacaagtgtttttttttttttgttttttttttttttatcacaagtGATCATTGATAGAGGTATTTAACGTTAttgaactttgttttattttttactgtgtgGGACTTTACTAAGGTGGATCACTGTCAGAacagattcttcttctttttttttctttttttatatgttttgtatTTGGTCTAATGTTCTATTAGAAAAAGTAGACAGCCTTGCACTCATGAAGGCAAAATTTTGCAGATGCAAAAAATggagatttctttcttttttcttttttttcctactaTCTCAACTTCAAATGCTGAAAGCTAGAACgattctatttaaaaaaatcctcttaCAGTATATCAGTCCAGGGACCACACAGTTTCCCTCTCCTTCTCTAGGTCTTCTTTTCTTCCACTGTTTCCATTTTATCACAATTTTAAAACCTTCTGGCATTGCTTTGCCACTTTGTGCCACTCAACACTGTCAGAAATAAGGGTACTGTAGGAGTACATTTCTGTCCCTTGGGGTACATTATGGATCTATCTACCCTCTGAGGGTCATAACTGGACCTCAAGGTAACTATTTGTACCTTTTTGAGTCCCTGTAAGGTACATTTATGTTCCAAAGCACTAAATGGTACAAATAAGAaccttttttgttaaatattggGGTACAATTTTAGGATAAACTTTTTTTCCATATAGATTTTTGGCTTTGTTGGACACAATTTCCTACTCAATTTTGATCAGTGAAATAGTTTGGATAAGTTAGATTCCTATTCTATTTCTAGTAATTATATGAATCATAAgatgccatttaaaaaaatctgttgtttaaaaaaataagacataCTTCATTTTAACAGGTTTATATTACCCCATTCTGTCATATAAATAATCTTtatcaagcattttttttatcataaggACAAGAGGCCATCATTTTCActaaagaaggaaagaaaaaaactgcagctAGAGGGGGTGGGTGAGTGCATTTTACAAATCAGCGTGCCTCTCGGTTGGTTTGTGTTTCAAATGGCTAACAGTGATTGGCTCATGACCAGAACGGAGTCAACAGTCCACAATTTGTCTCGACTCTTTCCTCGGACCCGTGAAAGGAGACGGATATTTTGCCATGTCACTAGCTGGGCTTTCAACAGAGGAACTGTTacaaaaactgaaagaagaTGGAATTGACATGACTGAGGCTGAAGCACAGCGGTTCAGAGGTAAGCATAGTCTTTAAACATGCCTGTCATATAGGTTAGCTTGCTAACGTTAGCACGCTAATGCTAGTCAACGCGCTAACATTAAAGTGTTTACACATCATAATAGTCTCTTTAGTTTTCTGTTCGTTCTGTACTTCTTTACTTTTTCGCAGTTAAGCTTGAGTAAGTTCAGTTGATTTCAGTTGCTGAGCTTATCTTATTCGGGTTAGTTGACAAATCGTgccatttttaaatgtacaaatcAGAACGTAGAGAGCAAAGGAAAGCCAGCCATTAGAACGGAATGGTGAGAGCCCGCAAGCAATGGATTCGCTAGCGACGCTATATCGGATAGCTATATTAACGAATCCCACTAAGCTGAGCAAATGACAGCAGTTAAtttattgtgtgaatgcttgTAACTTCAGCTGTCTTCCACCTATTTCCACAATTTtagtatcaaaacgttcagctcgtccAGGAGATGTGTGCTGTAGTCCAACTTTCAACTTCATAacttttagactttttaaaatatttagcatttaaactttatttttgacATAGAAACGAATGGCGGAATGTTCCACTGGTTGAAAAACTTCCACCTCTTTCAGCTTTAAGAACTTTAGCATACTTttagtataaaaaataaattatctaaATTGTCTAGCTGAAAGCATCACTGTGAAAGAATTATTTCGATATCTATAATGATTTTCCCACAGCTGTGAGAAGTTCTGAGGCCTCAAAAACAAGCAGGTGCAGTTTCTCCGCTCTTCTGTCACCTCAGCTCCCTGTCAGCAGCTGCgccgttgtcatgacaacacGCACGCAGCTGACCTCTGACCTACTTAATGCAGcgctctgtctgtctgctggtTTCAACAAGTAAATTTCAACCTTCTTCAAGTGTAAAGCTGCTTTTTGTTCAACTTTCATTAATTTAAGTAACATTTTTACACAACTGACTTTTCTACACAGGCAGAGATAATGCAGTGGTTCAGCAATGCATAAAGTAAACATTTAGTTTGACCTTATTTTAACAATATACAGTACAgaccaaaagtttggacacaccttctcattcaaagagttttctttattttcatgactaTGAACATTGTAGATTCACACTGAAGGCATCCAAACTATGAATTAACACGTGGAAGTATAGTACATAACCAAAAAGtgtgaaacaactgaaaatatgtcatattCTAGGTTCTTCAAAGTAGCCACCTTTTGCTTTGATTACTGCTTTGCACACTCTTGGCATTCTCTTGATGAGCTTCAAGAGGTAGTCATCTGAAATGGTTTTCACTTCACAGGTGTGCCCTGTCAGGTTTAATAAGTGGGATTTCTTGCCTTATAAATGGGGTTGGGACCATCAGTTGCATTGTGGAGAAGTCAGGTGGATACACAGCTGATAGTCCTACTGAATAGACTGTTAGAATTTGTATTATGGCAAGAAAAAAGCAGCTAAGTAAAGAAAAACGAGTGGCCATCATTACTTTAAGAAATGAAGGTCAGTCAGTCCGAAAAATTGGGAAAACTTTGAAAGTGTCCCCAAGTGCAGTCTCAAAAACCATCAAACGTTACAAAGAAACTGGCTCACATGCGGACCGCCCCAGGAAAGGAAGACCAAGAGTCACCTCTGCTGCGGAGGATAAGTTCATCCGAGTCACCAGCCTCAGAAATCGCAGGTTAACAGCAGCTCAGATTAGAGACCAGGTCAATGCCACACAGAGTTCTAGCAGCAGACACATCTGTCGAACAACTGTTAAGAGGAGACTGTGAATCAGGCCTTCATGGTAGAATATCTGCTAGGAAACCACTGCTAAGGACAGGCAACAAGCAGAAGAGACTTGTTTGGGCTAAAGAACACAAGGAATGGACATTAGACCAGTGGAAATCTGTGctttggtctgatgagtccaaatTTGAGATTTTTGGTTCCAACCACCGTGTCTTTGTGCGACGCAGAAAAGGTGAACGGATGGTCTCTACATGCCTGGTTCCCACCGTGaagcatggaggaggaggtgtgatggtgtgggggtgCTTTGCTGGTGACACTGTTGGGGATTTATTCAGAATTGAAGGCATACTGAACCAGCATGGCTACCACAGCATCTTGCAGCGGCATGCTATTCCATCCGGTTTGCGTTTAGTTGGaccatcatttatttttcaacaggacaatgaccccaaacacaccTCCAGGCTGTGTAAGGGCTATTTGACCAGGAAGGAGAGTGATGGGGTGCTGCGCCAGATGAcctggcctccacagtcaccagacctgaacccaatCGAGATGGTTTGGGGTGAGCTGGACCACAGAGTGAAGGCAAAAGGGCCAACAAGTGCTAAGCATCTCTGGGAACTCCTTCAAGACTGTTGGAAGAGCATTTCAGATGACTACCTCTTAGGGCTGGACGATTAATCGAAATTTGATCGTGATTTCGATTTTGCCTTGTCACGATCATTAAAACACTGTAATCGAAGAAAAACGATTACTGTTGTGCATGTAAATTCCTGCGCTGTTAAGGCGCCATCAACACACCTCTGTCACGTGCAGCTGCAGCAAGCGTGCGAGATGTGTTGATTAATTGAGCGATTGACAACATGGCAGAAAGCCAGCCAGAACCCTTAGCAGAAAAGAAAGGTAGGACAACTTCTGTCATTTGGAGACATTTTGGCTTCAAATTGTCAGACGTGGAGCAGAAGGAGATTACTTGCAAAATTTGTCGCGCCGTCGTGTCTGCACCCCAAAGCAACACGACAAACTTATTCAACCATTTAAAGTTCAGCCATAAAGTGGTCTACGAAAAAGTCCTGAAGGAACAAAAGACCCCACAAAGCGCGTCAACTTCAGCCACCAGAACACAGTCTTCCATTGAGAACACGCTTTACAATGCCACTCCATATCCCACCGGATCCCGGCGACATCAAGAGATAACGGAGGCTGTGACATTTATGCTAGCTAAAGACATGTGCCCCATCAGTACAGTTAGCAACCCAGGCTTTAAGACACTGGTTAAGACTTTGGACAAGCGTTACGTGTTGCCATCACGTAAACACTTCAGCAGAGTTGCATTGCCTGCTTTGTACGATAAATGTCGCGCTGAAGTGGAAAAAGATGTCTCCACTGCCGAGTATTTTGCCACCACAACGGATTTGTGGTCAAGCCGCTCTATGGAGCCGTACATTTCCCTCACCGTGCATTACATTGATGCAGATTTTGCCATGAAgacaaaatgtctccagacagCATTTTTCCCTGATGACCATACAGGGATTAATATTGCTGATGGTTTGAAGCAAGCTATGGCGGCATGGAATTTGGAGGAGGATAAGCTTGTGTGCATTACAACTGACAATGCCTCAAACGTCAAGCTGGCAGCTGAACTCAATGGATGGATAAGGCTGCAGTGCTTCGGGCACAGACTTCACTTGGCCATAGGTGAGAAATGTTctttcttcctgtctgtgtgacaTATGCGATGatgttatttattaaatgataCATTAGAATACGGTATTACTGTCACAAAAGTAGGGATAGGCCCATATTACTATAGTGGAAGTCacctaaatattttacttcaagTAGTAAATTAACCATTGTGTTATGTTCGTTTCTAAGGTAGATCAATTATGTTACGGGGTCTATTTGATCCAGGGCCTTATAGCTTTCCAAAATGTTCAGAAACCAAAAATATTCCAGTAAACATATGTCGTTATTAACTATTAATATCCCATTCAATCAATATTTAGTGGATCGATGTTCTTTACCTCTCACAGTTCAAGGTTCAATGagtataatttgttttttttaaaaagaaattcatgttcaaaatgtgtttatatacaCTTTTAATActtaaagataaaacaatactttgacatgacaaatgttttttagaaattattttatatttggatttttttaaatcaagttttgttgttaaattaaTATGATACACATCTTCTGTATAGCATCCCAATGAGATataagaatttgttttaaaagaaactttatttaaccactctttttattaattagaaattcacaaaaatcaaaacaaaactaaagatattatatatattatataatatatatattatattaaatatattatattatattacacacacacatacacacacacacacacatatatatatatatatatatatatatatattttataaaaaaaattttttgtcaTTCCAGAGAATGCAATGAAGGACAGCAGGATTGAACGTGCGATGGGGGTCTGTAAAAAAGTGGTCAGCACCTTCTCctacagctggaaaaaaaagaaggagctAATACAGGCCCAGAGGGAACTGAAGCTGCCTGAGCACTCCTTGAAGACAGAGTGTCCCACCAGATGGGGATCCCGACAAGCCATGATCAACAGGGTCCTTGAGCAGCAGAAGGCAATCGCCCAGGTCCTCTCCAGTGACCGCAAAACCAGACATCTGACCCCAAGATGGCAGGACATTGAGGTACTAGAGGCTGTCAACAACTCACTAAGCCCTCTAGTTGAGTTTACGGATGCGCTCTCTGGGGAACAGTATGTGAGTGTATCACTTGTAAAGCCAACTCTCCACCTCTTCCACACATCCATACTAGCAGTCAAAGAGAATGACACAGACCTCTCCAAGTGCATTAAGCAGAAGATCATGGGTTACCTCAAAGAGAAATATGATGACTCGAAAACACAAGAGCTCCTCGACATGGCGTCTGCAGTGGACCCAAGGTTTAAGCTGAAATATGTGGCTGAAGAGAGTCGTGAAGCAATTGAAGCCAGACTGACATCTGAAATGAAGACTGTCATGgtaatactactactaatactgatactacaactaaaaaacaataataaaaattgtttttactattttagcAATTGAAATGAATGTATTGAAAATACATATCTTACAGTAAACTCAATAACATCATGTAAACTTAAAATGCTGAGTAATACAATTATGTGTAACTACCATACTTCAGTtgaaatataaattcatattGTCTTCTATTTATTTCCCCATCTTCAAGGAGAGGACCCCTACTGAGCCAATGATGACACCAGCTGCTGACACTGATGCTGCAACCGGGGgagcacagaagaagaagaggggcTTGGGCAGCTTCTTCAAAACCACAGAAGACACGGTTCCAGGACCATCTCCTCATCAACCAGACCAGGCCATAGTTTTGGAGCTTCAGGCCTACCTCCAGGCAAGGCCCCTTGATGCTGAGGCTGACCCACTTGAGTGGTGGAAATCATCAC containing:
- the LOC121648653 gene encoding E3 SUMO-protein ligase ZBED1-like produces the protein MAESQPEPLAEKKGRTTSVIWRHFGFKLSDVEQKEITCKICRAVVSAPQSNTTNLFNHLKFSHKVVYEKVLKEQKTPQSASTSATRTQSSIENTLYNATPYPTGSRRHQEITEAVTFMLAKDMCPISTVSNPGFKTLVKTLDKRYVLPSRKHFSRVALPALYDKCRAEVEKDVSTAEYFATTTDLWSSRSMEPYISLTVHYIDADFAMKTKCLQTAFFPDDHTGINIADGLKQAMAAWNLEEDKLVCITTDNASNVKLAAELNGWIRLQCFGHRLHLAIENAMKDSRIERAMGVCKKVVSTFSYSWKKKKELIQAQRELKLPEHSLKTECPTRWGSRQAMINRVLEQQKAIAQVLSSDRKTRHLTPRWQDIEVLEAVNNSLSPLVEFTDALSGEQYVSVSLVKPTLHLFHTSILAVKENDTDLSKCIKQKIMGYLKEKYDDSKTQELLDMASAVDPRFKLKYVAEESREAIEARLTSEMKTVMERTPTEPMMTPAADTDAATGGAQKKKRGLGSFFKTTEDTVPGPSPHQPDQAIVLELQAYLQARPLDAEADPLEWWKSSQPYYPRLSKLARKYLCIPATSAASERVFSTGGNVVTCLRSSLKPDQVNRLVFLAKNLSL